TCCGGGGTGCGGTCGCTGAGCATCAACGGCCGCGAAGTGCCGGGAACGGGTGAGGCCGAATCCGAACCGGTCGAGACGATCATCCATTACGGCATGGATGAAGCGGGAGTCGAACTGCAATTCACCGCCGAGGATTCAGATGAGCTGGAACTGGTGCTGAGAAGCAATATTCCGGGTCTGCCGACTCCAGAGTCAGGCAGCGTCCCCCAGCGCCCAGCCAGCATGATGGCGGCCGGGCCAAGCGCTGATCGCACGCGAATGCAGCGGACGGTGCGGCTGGATACTTCGCGCGGCCAAGCGCGGTGAGAAACTTTTGCCAGCTGATTGTTAGTATGCAATTGGAAGGTGAACGATAGGGTTATCGCGTGCCACCAAAAGTTCGAGAATTGGTAAAAAGGCTAGAAAAAGCCGGGTTTGCAGACCGTGGAGGCAAGGGAAGCCACCGGAATTTCATTCATCCGAATGTGTCGAAACCAGTGACGATTTCCGGCAAACTTGGGGATGATGCCAAGAAATACCAGATAAGGGCGGTAGAAAAGGCCGTCGAGGAAGCGATGAAATGAAAGAAAGCGCACTTTACGCAAAAATTGTGGAATGGTCTGAAGAGGATCAGTGCTTTGTCGGTAGCGCTCCTGGGCTCGTCTATGGAGGCTGCCATGGTTCAGACGAAAAGCAGGTTTTTGCTGAGCTGTGCGAGATCGTGAACGAAGCCATCGAGCTCTATCATCAGGATGGCAAGCCTCTTCCAGCCCCCACTGCTGGCCGTGATCTCGCCAACACACTGGTTACTGATGGTCATGCATAATCCGCCGCATTCCGGAGAATTCATCCGCGAGGTCTATCTGGAGCCCCACTCCATGACCGGGCGTCAGCTCGCTTCAAAGCTGGGTGTTTCACCTTCCACCCTCAATCGCATCTTGCAGGGCCGGAGTGGTATCAGTCCCGAGATGGCACTTCGTCTTTCCAAGGCGCTTGGGCGTTCACCCGAGAGTTGGCTGGCGATGCAAGATAGTTACGAGCTTTGGCATGCTCGGCAGTCTGTGGATCTTGGCGCCGTAGAGAAAAT
This portion of the Wenzhouxiangella sp. XN201 genome encodes:
- a CDS encoding HigA family addiction module antitoxin, with amino-acid sequence MVMHNPPHSGEFIREVYLEPHSMTGRQLASKLGVSPSTLNRILQGRSGISPEMALRLSKALGRSPESWLAMQDSYELWHARQSVDLGAVEKIEFRAA
- a CDS encoding type II toxin-antitoxin system HicA family toxin, coding for MPPKVRELVKRLEKAGFADRGGKGSHRNFIHPNVSKPVTISGKLGDDAKKYQIRAVEKAVEEAMK